The Balaenoptera acutorostrata chromosome 15, mBalAcu1.1, whole genome shotgun sequence genome contains a region encoding:
- the HSPB1 gene encoding heat shock protein beta-1: protein MAERRVPFSLLRGPSWDPFRDWYPAHSRLFDQAFGLPRLPEEWSQWLSHSGWPGYVRPLSAAAIEGPSYSRALSRQLSSGFSEIQQTADRWRVSLDVNHFAPEELTVKTKDGVVEITGKHEERQDEHGYISRCFTRKYTLPPGVDPTQVSSSLSPEGTLTVEAPLPKPATQSAEITIPVTFEARAQLGGPEAGKSEQPGNK, encoded by the exons ATGGCCGAGCGCCGAGTGCCCTTCTCGCTCCTGCGGGGCCCCAGCTGGGACCCTTTCCGCGATTGGTACCCGGCCCACAGCCGCCTCTTCGACCAGGCCTTCGGGCTGCCCCGGCTGCCCGAGGAGTGGTCGCAGTGGCTGAGCCACAGCGGATGGCCGGGCTACGTGCGCCCGCTGTCCGCCGCCGCGATCGAGGGTCCCTCCTACAGCCGCGCGCTCAGCCGGCAGCTCAGCAGCGGCTTCTCGGAGATCCAGCAGACTGCCGACCGCTGGCGCGTGTCCCTGGACGTCAACCACTTCGCCCCCGAGGAGCTGACGGTCAAGACCAAGGACGGCGTGGTGGAGATCACTG GCAAGCACGAAGAGCGACAGGACGAGCACGGCTACATTTCCCGGTGCTTCACTCGAAAATACAC GCTGCCCCCCGGTGTGGACCCCACCCAGGtctcctcctccctgtcccccGAGGGCACGCTCACCGTGGAGGCCCCGTTGCCCAAGCCAGCCACCCAGTCGGCAGAGATCACCATCCCTGTAACCTTCGAGGCGCGGGCCCAGCTTGGGGGCCCAGAAGCTGGGAAGTCTGAACAGCCTGGAAACAAATAA